The genomic stretch ttatcgcccTAAGAATTTGTCAACAATAGTCATTCAATTCAcgctatttcttgtgatgtggtccatttgtgctttgtatatgatttatttttatgataggtacttaaaataatcttttaaGATGTATAGACCGAGTTGATCAAATACATTaatcacggtaggtcccacagaGTCTACTCAGTACGCTAATGGTACTGAGTTACCatgcggccccggcctcacccaagacggtgcggcccttaccatgggacccaccttgatttatgtattctgtatccattcTGCTCAGCCgttttaatatattattttatgcaATGACTCCAAAActcaaacagatccaaatctctggtggaccataccacaggaaacagtagtcattggccgttaaaaacttctcgtgggctaaaatattttggatcaagttgatatttatttttattttttattcaatatTTTATGACATTATTAatatgttagatggaaaataaaaattaaaaacattaaTATAGGTCTTAGGTAGTTTTTAACGGTGTGGCATTCagccaccactgtttcctatagtatggtccacctgagatttgaatgtaGTTCTTTTTctgctcatggcttaaaatgatctgggaaagcggatggacggcgtggatatagaatacatacattaaggtaggccccacgattaaggccgcacctaatccgtcCTTTTCAAAAACGCACGGACGGATTTAGTCAGGTTGGGACCTTAGTTCCGTCATGTCTTTTTCGCGTGGCCCATCTAGATTTATAtgatatatatccacaccgtccatccgtttttacgtaTTATTTTTGGTCATAgagccaaaaatgaagaagataaatctcatttggaccaccacatgaaatagtggtgattgaccattaaaaacttttgtgggccgcaAGAGTTTTGCATCAAAAtgatttttaatcttttatttatATCTGCGTGAtattaccaacaggttggatggaaaatgaacattacagtggaccctgcgaagtttttaatggtggatattcaatgatcactgtttcttattttgtggtccatttgagatttggaactgcttcatttttcgaaccatgccctaaaatgatctgaaaaaatggatggaccgcgtggatatgaATAAAATATATTGATGTGGCCCCACGGGAAAGACCTGACTGAATCTGCGCGCCTATCGAATAAATTTTCCAAAGCCCAAACGCGTGTATAAGGCTGACCGTGGTCCGTgtacatatgccatcatggcgCACGGGTATGACATTCgatccgttcattaggtgggtcccattatgCAGATGGTCGGACCCAAGAATCAAATGGGTcaattaatcaggtgggccacagtttaaaaaaaaaccttggcCGAACATCATGTTacacctgatgagtagaccgGCGCGATTTTATGGAAAAAACatataaatggtgggccccaccaacaaaaaaacataaaaatggtgggacccaccagtggaCGCTTATGTCTGTCATGCGGGCACATGTGGTGGCATTAGATGGTCGTCTAaccttaataaaataaaataaaagtagcCCTTTCTTAAAGAGGCCAGGTCTCGTGTGTCTGCGAGCTACCAAAGGGAATTTAcagttagggcgtgtttggacgggcacgCTGGATGGGATTGGGTTGTATTAAGGTGGATTGCACGCCGTCCAATGCAGTGTCagtggattacatgcaatcccacTGGATTGCTGTATCCAGCGTCCCAGCTATGGTCTGTTTGGACGGGCTGCCTGGATGGGATTGGGTTGAGTGAGTGCATGTTTGGACAGGCTTGGGATTGGAAGCCATCCaggtgttggaatatttggttgaattaaatagactattaaaaatcgagaaccaaaaaaaaaaaaaaggaaaataaattttgagaaagaagaacttattgaattgagtcgaggcgtgactgagtcactcggcttgaaatcgaatttgctccccttggacagcgtcccaagtgcaacaggtttccagagcaatcgaccttcaggatacaacgactatgacctgatcccagcggtgcactcactgtacacgggctcgaactacttgcagtttaatccgaaagtgctgagttgactcagcgatgaactcagtaaaatttttaaaattgtatcagagagagttttataagagagataataatttcgtatatttaaaactgaaatcggtagtctttatatagactccgaagtggtgcataagcaccctttataaaaggttaggtccgttgggtttaaacccaataggtgcGACCAActggaagggacgcatctctctggtttaaaacgaaaaagtgcaagtgcgagtacactcccgcacatacagtcctgtgagtacccatacacacacccacgcgagtacacacacaccgcacccgcgctCGCGCCCACGGCCAGCCCGTCCTGTCCCGTCACGTCGCGTCGCGTCGCGTCGCGTACAAGCAcacgcacacggacacggactcggctcggcgcgcgcgcgcgtgtggtcaatggcatagattagagttattagcatagccccccacaggaccaaattcacatgccccctgaaaggggctcaagccctaggcaaaaagactatcttatatacaagatagtttactatgtcaaatccgatgtaggataaaacccacaactcaaaagtactacaacttttcaaaaatggagaGAAATCatcgaaaatttaaaaatttaaattttaatactattttaaaacaaaatacaacaatccactacatgttttaaaataaaatcctttcgaattaaagcgtaatagttgtgcaatggtgctggTGTCactatagacttgaaccgacattagagtaagcaagacaggtatacaggaatcaggtgacaccatagtcttgaacctgaatccttttaatgtagatcgcaagtacatgccactcacacaactcttcctctgtaaGTGATtttgcggttcggtgcgtttcggccatacaccattacctggatttcataaGTGCTCtaaagaattcgcctagattctcatatgaagcggcctccacctccacacccatattggtgaattccatcaagtatatgagcaactgtatacaccaccaaatatatggctatggattcattaagagttttaaCAACTCATCATTCTgcattgctgctcgcactgtacactatataaggggctcatataactcagtgcaatcgtctacctcatgtcttgttgtttacccattgaacctatctcatgtgatctccacttgtataggttgggttgccgacactggcagctcatatattaggctcaaccccattcccttcgatgtatcattgactaaccttttagatagtcctttggttagaggatctgctagattcttttctgacctcacaaagtcaatagatatgatttcatcacgcaacatatgtttcactatgttgtgtctgagtctaatatgcctgctctttccattatatattttactctttgctttcgttatagctgcttgacagtcacaatgaatagatacggccgatacaggctttggccacaatggtatatcaactaagagatttctaagccactcggcttctgatccagcgTTTTCTatggcaataaactcggattctatagtagaccgagcgatacatgtttgcttggtagacttccaagagactactCTTCCActtaaagtgaagacatatccactcgtggattttgtctcatctgaatcactaatctagttagcatcactgtattcTTCTAATATAACAGGAAaatcattataatgtaaaccataggctatactgccttttaggtatctcaaaatcctagacaaagcattccaatgctctttttcagggttatgtgtatatctacttagccttcttactgcaaaagctatgtctggtttagtgcagtttgttagatacataaggctaccaattattctggaatactccaattgagacacactattttctgtattcttcatgagagtcatacaataatcataaggagtactgacaggtaaacagtcaaaatggttaaattttctcaatatcttctcaatgtaatgaaattgagataatataataacaccattttttctggttactttaatacccaagattacactagcctctcctaagtctttcatgtcaaacttagatgacaagaatttcttagttgtattaactaatttaatatcagttccaaaaataagcgtgtcatcaacataaaggcatataataacatattcattttcaaaaattttactatatacacatatatgtacatcatttatatgataaccatttgattttaaaacaccatcaaatttttcatgccattgtttatgagcctgttttaaaccatataatgatttaattagtctacatactttattttcttttcctgatatcttataaccctcaggttgttccacatatattttttcttctaagtctccatttaggctatcgctattaagaccccgatagttgtaattctagtttatatatggaggttaTTGccattaagaccctgatagttgtaattctagttacaggagagtatgtatcaaagtaatctattcattctttttgtttaaagccttttgctaccaacctagccttaaacttatcaatagtcccatctggttttagtttctttctaaacacccatttacaacctattggtttatatCCAGGTGGTATGTCTACAATTtttcaagtgttattagatataatagattttaactcatcatttattgcttcctttcaAAATGTTatatctggagagttaattgcttctatataggttgtaggatcatcttctactaagaaagtgaaaaaaccatctcctaggttagtttctcttctaaccctagtactttttcttggttgtatctcttctactactttctcgtaagcatttttactagtagacgcaatatctgattccttgacttcctctattcctatagatttagatttcatagggaatacgttctcaaagaactctgcatccctagcttctataattgtattaggatctagaatattatccttagtttttaaaactaaaaacctataggccgcactgttttgtgcgtaacctataaatacacagtcggtcgttttaggacctaactttcttttcttagtttcaggtaatcctactttagcaagacacccccacactttaatatatttgtaactaggaacatgattcttccaaagttcatatggtgtttgttcagaagatttagaaggaatcctatttagaatataacaagcagatagaattgcttctccccacatatttgagggtaagcctgaactatttaacataacattcatcatctcttttagagttctattcttacattctgctattccattctattctggtgtataaggagctgtagtttcgtgaactattccattcttttcacataattctctaaattgagaagattcatattcacctcctctatctgttctgagtcttttaatttttatatttaactgattttcaacttcaattttgtatttagaaaaagcatctaaagcttcatctttgttccttaataGATAGActgtgaacctagagtaatcatctacaaaagttatgtaatatcttttttcaCCTTTAGacatgatttctaaaatcacctaagtcactgtgtattaactctaatagaacagttgatctttctatttgtttaaagggttttctaatgaattttgattcgacacatgtttcatatttgtcaaattcttcattagatatattaggtaataaacctaatcttttcattttcttaaaagatgctatattcacatgacctaatctactatgccatagataaaaaagttcaacgatataaacataactgaatgtcttcttattattatcattggatacatttataatgaataaaccatcactacagtaccccttaccaacaaaggttccattcttagtcattacaagcttatctgaatcaaatactaacttaacaccagccttattgaggagtgaaccagagaccaagtttcttctaatgtcaggcatATGTAAGACACCATTCAgcattagagtctttccagaagtgagtttcagaagtactttccctttccctacaactggagacgttctagcattactcatgaacacctgttcatcatctcctgatacttggtaggaggtaaacatgctacaatccttgcacacgtgcctagttgcaccagtgtctagtacccactccaagttgtttatatggaagacttctgacaccacagctactatcatgtcagactattgcctgtttctgtaagattagcttgcggcttatctttgtttttcttaagcctgcaggttttgacatgatgctcaggatttccacagttgtagcagttttcttttttcttgaattgattgcttgcattcttctttttgagcctgcattcatttgcataatgtccaggtttgccacagttatgacagttgccatttttcttattatttgcccgacttgattccacaagattcgcctttgaatttatctcattttaattttctttttggtccctgattctattagTTTCCTCTATTCGTAtatgtacgatagtggtttccaaagaaacactgttctttttatgtttcattatattcttatattctttccaggagggcggtaacttttctattagtgcttctgaaagaaacacttcatccaacttaattccttctgttgatgttcgtgaactagactttgaaaatcgtgaatctgatttgtgacaggtttatcgtatgtcatttcataatgaagtaaattagcaattgcatgtttcttagcgcttGCATCTtttaatatgtattttttttccaaagcagtccatatgtctttagcagatacctaagaagcatacacgttatatagttcgttggataaagagtttagaatataatttttacaattattttcatctgttacttcagtttgatttgctagaTCTATAGTAAAttattcagataaaatgtatgaaactttcagggtggtcagagtgaacatcagtttctgtttccaccatttaaatgattgtccagcgaacggttcgattttggctaactcagcagaagcatttactgttactgtagccatagtctatgtaattcaacaattcgatttcaagattgttggaatatttggttgaattaaatagactattaaaaattgagaacccaaaaaaaaaaggaaaataaattttgagaaagaagaacttattgaattgagtcgaggcgtgactgagtcactcggcttgaaatcgaatttgctccccttagacagcgtcccaagtgcaacaggtttccagagcaatcgacctctaggatacaacgactatgacccggtcccagcggtgcactcactgtacacgggctcgaaccacttgcagtttaatccgaaagtgctgagttgactcagcgatgaactcagtaaaattcttaaaattgtatcagagagagttttataagagagataataatttcgtatatttaaaactgaaatcggtagtctttatatagactccgaagtggtgcataagcaccctttataaaaggttaggtcccttgggtttaaacctaacatgtgcgaccaaccggaagggacgcatctctctggtttaaaatgaaaaagcgcaagtgcgagtacactcccgcacatataGTCctacgagtacccatacacacacccacgcgagtacacacacaccgcacccgcacccgcacccgcacccgcgcccacttCCACGCGGAGCCtgtcccgtcccgtcccgtcctgTCCCGCACGTGCACACGcacacggactcggctcggctcggcacggcactgtacggctcggcgcgcgcgcgcgtgtgtggtcaatgacatagattagagctattggcatagcccccccctcacaggaccaaattcacaggaccaaattcacatgccccctgaaaggggctcaagccccaggcaaaaagactatcttatatacaagataattTACTATGTCAAATCtgatgtgggataaaacccacaactcaaaagtactacaacttttcaaaaatggagaaaaatcaccgaaaatttgaaaattcaaattttaatactattttaaaacaaaatacaacaccaGGTGCTTCAACAAACATAGGTTTGTAGTCAGATGCAAAGGACGGTTATAACCGTCTCCCGCCACCCGCCAAAACGCTTGCTTGCACCGGgaaaacggattgggtactccccctgacAGCAGCCTTTGGCTTGTGGTCACTgctcggtgggacccaccatgatgtacatgtctcatccatgccgtccatctaatttaccagatcattttaagattgtCTGAAGTCAAATATTCCTATATCCCAATTTTAAATGGACcagattacaggaaacagttttgagaGAGCGTCGACCGTTAAAATACAATTTCAACCGATAATAGTTTTGGTCAagcttatttttttttccattcatctggggctgtacgacctaatcaatctattggacgtcaaataaacaatacagtgggccttacgaggactCAAGAGCTGAatgtccaatcattattgttttcatgtggtgtggtccacctgaaatcaATCCacccctcatttttgggatcaagccataaaatgatcggtaagaatgtatgaacggaaaggatgaaacacatacatcatggtttccAAAGAGCATTATCAACAGTAATGAAACtggtgtcagggagagtagccaatccattcccttGCAAATGAGGTGTCAAATTAATCAACTCCATGGCAGGGGATGCCGTGCCATCTGCTTATTTACATCATgaaaatgtttcatccatgcccttcatccaCTTTGACATGACATCTTACACcgttgtcccaaaaatcagcaacatatatctcaggtgaaccacaacaCCTCAACATATAGCGTCCCAGCCTTTTATTTTACCACTTACTCCCAGATCAAATCTGTTCATACCTTCCATTCAGGCCCAGATGGAGATATATAACAGATATCAATATATAACGAACTATGTGTGGACCACCCTGGTATTTTCAAAGGTCATAaaatcgtgtggggcccaccgaagtaTGTCTCATGAAATTGGCAAATAAAAGTGAATTCAATCAACATTACTATCAGCAGAAATCATATCCACGTAAGAAGCATAGACCACATCATGTGGCAGTGGTGTGATAGAGATAGATCGTAGAAAATATACAACAAGCTAGAATAACGATGTATGAAAACCTGAGAATCATGGCAAAAAGAGAGATAAAGAATCAAGTGACACAATAAGAGTGACAATCATCCAAATAGGGCTAGAATTTAAAAATCACAAGGAAGGTAAGAAACAGGACTGCGACGCCAACTAGAAGAGCACAAAATATCTCTCCATCTGATCAGGGTGATGGGGGAAGATCATCAGTCGACACGGCTCTAGAAACCATGACAGTTGACTCCTGTGACGTCGGCATCGTCTGTCGGCTGGAGTGTGACGAAGAATGGCGGATGTAGAGATCATCAGAAAATGCAGCGACCTGAACCGCATAAGATGCCGTGTAAGGTCTTGACGGTGCACATGCCTTGCTGAAGTGCTCGTCCCAACATGCCATTACCTCTTTCCAGTTCCTGAATGCGCGGTGTCTTGCTCCACTATACCCCTCCACCTCCACCCGAGCGTCGTCCCAAGATATGTATATGCCAGGCCTATGCCCC from Magnolia sinica isolate HGM2019 chromosome 17, MsV1, whole genome shotgun sequence encodes the following:
- the LOC131230465 gene encoding ribonuclease H-like, with translation MEKDKYYVVLVGHRPGIYISWDDARVEVEGYSGARHRAFRNWKEVMACWDEHFSKACAPSRPYTASYAVQVAAFSDDLYIRHSSSHSSRQTMPTSQESTVMVSRAVSTDDLPPSP